Part of the Ziziphus jujuba cultivar Dongzao chromosome 8, ASM3175591v1 genome is shown below.
aaaaaacaaaagttcaaCCATATTACATATGAACAAActatttaagggaaaaaaaaataattacacttttgaagaagaagatttaACCTTGTTGTATTGGATCTTGCTGGTGTCTAAGGCAGTTTGAGTGAGACAAGGATACCTCTGCTTCAAGCTAAGCAGGAGGCTTTCAGCTCTTTCTGCAAGCAATTCCCTCTTATCTCCATCAATCATTAGGTCCTTGACCATGTTCCATGATGACTTTGTAGTGGAACGGTTCGGATGAGTTGGGGGCTTTGGGTGAGATCTTCGACGCCATACATACACTGAGGCTTCAACACGGTTTGCAACCTCGAGAGCAACATGCTCAGAGGACAGGTCGAGACAGTCGAGCAGGCATTCAGAAGAGAATTGATCCGACGTAACATAGCGGTAAATAATATCCCCAAGGCAGGCTCTTCCGTTCTGATATATGTCAAGAACAGTATATTAATTTGCATACTCATTTGCTATCTATGGAGTATATCCTTGGCTTCCCAAAAGACGTTTAGTTATATCATTCAACAATAAAAGTTTTCACACCTTTGGAAGGGCTTCCATGTATGGCTCAGGAacttccatttctgataatgcTATACTGTTGATAGCCATTGAAGCTTTCAGTATTTGATTTGTGCATTCCCTGGTATGATGCAATTGCTTTCTGGAATTTTCACTCAAGCCACCAGCGGGGACACGGGGAACAGGTAGCCACCACTTCTCCTCTTGCCTCTGGGTTGTTCTACGAAAAGAGGCTGAGCCATCTGCATCAGGGGCTACAACTCCTTGATCGATATACCAAAACTCCGTGTTGACGAAGCTATCTAATATTTCCTACATATTAATAAAGGACTCGCGTATTTAGAATGACATTCCTAATTCACAACAgtacataatataataacaaccTAAGAACTTACAAGAAGCATGTTATCTAGTTTGCGCAGAGCTGGGAGATTGATAAACAGATCTGATCTGGGCCTGCAAGTCATTACCTGAAAAATGCACAACTGATGAGAAACTAGTAACATAAAATTGATTGTCCCAATTATATGTTTAGAAAATTTTCGATTTGGGATTTGTCCGTTGGTTTACCAGTCCGTTGGTTTACCAATCAATCTTACCAATgagtaaaatttgaaataaacaatCAAAGCCATCAGCGCAAGTTAATTACAAATAAGGAAAGGGGTTGCTAAATTTGGTACTGGCAAACCGAAACAGAAGCAAAACATCCCAAACTCCCCACAGTTCAATAGGAGTCGTATTTTTCACAGGTTGACATATAGTGAAATATGCTAAAATGGGATGCTTAAAATTCTGACTCACAAAAATTAGGACAACAAGAATTACCTCAAGTTTCTTTCCATCGGGAAATGTTTGCAGAGAAGGTTTTAGTTCAACAATGTGATCGCTAACACAAAGAAGCCATTCCATCTCTCTTCGCCACAATTGTTTCTTTTCAAGGGGTAAAGGTTCCAATCTCCAAAGTTGCCCGAAAACGGTAGCTTTTACATTGTAGGCAAAACGAATCagttgaagaaaaaaattattgttaagtaACTgaatcaaaaactaaaaaattagcCACAAACTGAGAGACATACCACAAAGATTGGTAATGGCGTTTGAAATGGCCAAAGCTGTGCAAACCCCTTTTCCAGACCCGGACATGTCTTCACCAAGCAACAATTTGGAAAACCTCTCTTTCATCATATCCATCTCTGAATGATTTTCCACataagagggaaaaaaagaaatattagaaTTGACAAAATTTCTATGTTTTCCAAAAGAGAAGTTCATGTAATGAAATTCTGAAATCTTTAGTTCGGTTCATCATAAGAGAAAcgaagataaaatttcaaaaaaaattacaacttcTTGTGGTTTTCAGAGCAACCAGCTTTGTTTAGTGGAAcacatatcaaaatttaaaaaattctaagaAAGATTTTTTTCACTATCAAATGAGATTTGAAGTTGAGGAaactaaaattaacaagaacttgctcaaagaaaagagaagaaagaacctGAAATTTTCGAATCCATGTTAATAAACTTTGAATCATCCACATGGGTTTTCTGTTCATTTTCACCCACTTTAGCAGCTGAGCTCTTGCAAAGCTCAGCTTTACGAATAGGCCAACCCAAAGGTGAAGCTGAAGCTTTCGCTTTTGCATTTGAATCCTCAGCCGATAAATCCGAGCTCAATCCGCTTGAACTGCTCTGTCTAGACTCAGCGCTTGAATCGGTGAGCGACTCAGTTACAACACCATTACCACCCAAAACTTCAAAACCACTTTTCCGTTTTTGAAGACTCTCTCTTTTCTTGACTAAAGCTTCCAttcgaaatttcaaaaatgtttGAAAACCAGACGACCAGCAAATGAAATGAGCCAGCGTTTAGCTAAGATTCTGTTTTTATAAGTGTGTCAAAGTTCAAGCATGGCTTTTGGGTTTGTTAGAATGTCATATGGGAAAAAAGTTCACAAGAATTTGTGAGTTGGGTTAATGGAGGATTCTATGAAGGGTCTGCTTAAGCTGCTCATGATAGAATTGGCTACAAAAGGAAGAATCTTGACTCTCAGAAAAATGTGGCTCTTTCTTATGAcgtttactctctctctctctctctctctctctctaaaaatttgattttgaaagCAGAAAGCAGAAGGGTAACTGCCAAATTACCACATGCCATGCCAAcgtctctctctcactctcacaTACTGAGTACAGTATacgttcaaaaaaattaatataataaggCTAAGTAGATGGAGTACGGATGTGTCAATTTGAAATTACAATTTTACCCTcctcaatttaaatatatatgtagagatatatgtacatatagatatattgataaaatgttatatttttccaatatttatttgatatttttccaGGTTTAAAAACTAGAACGttctgtgaattttttttttttttttttgggtagcgGTACGTACTATGAATTtgattctattttaaaaaaacaaaataaaacttttttctttgtcaaaagaagaacaaaacttCTTTGGAAGCAAGAAGGCCAACAGGTGAGAAAATATCTCTTGCTAACTTTGGcgtgtttttgaattttgaaataattgtcaaaaaaaaaaaaaaaaactttttgctAATGTCAAAGTTTGTAGTCGTTCTTCTACCTATTATACTGTTCGTTTAAATATCATGTATTTTGCAATAAAAACCATAATTTGTTTTTAGTCAATTGGTTAGCTATGTTTTATGTGGCAGGAAAAAGAAACAAGGGAAAATGATAAATCAAAAAGAGTTGTGCACATAAATTGAACAGATGAGTTAGGTTAAGGTTGGATATTATGacctttaaaataaatttaatgccTGGGATTTGTATTTGATACTTTTAAGTCATCCAAATCATTGAATGAGTGGGGTTTAATAGTGAATGCACTCTATTACTTAGCTATATATTATAGATCCCAACTAGCTCCAATGGAATCTATACATCTATTTTATAGTGTATCTAATTACATTTATTTGCATGTTTGGTAAGGATTACTTGCAATCTATTACTCtggaaatttgagaaatttgcaTTTTGGGCCATTAAGACATCGCAATTCAAATTTCTAAGtttcaattttgttatattttaattttaatatttttttttgactaaCTTTAACtaacatatatttaaattagaggTGTTAAAGAACAAATTCCAAAATTAGAGAATTTAAAAtgcaatatatttaaattgaaaaatctaaATTGTAACAAACTAAATCGAATTGTACTTTAATATTAGTGCGGTGGGAGGGAACCATTAACCATtattagtcaaaaaaaaaaaaatcaattgaatcaaaatatataacaaattgaaACTTACAAGTCCAAAGTGCAATGTttcaaattgcaacaaattaaatcaaattgtattttaatattagtaGGGACGTAATCATTGGAAATTAtcagttaaaaaatttaattgaatcaaaatgtaacaaatcaaaatttgaGAATCCAAATTACAATGCTTTAAACTTGAAAGCCAAAACTGTAATTCTCCCAATAAAAGTATTAAAGtgcaaataacaattaatatacagttgatcatttttaatattttctaatatttctaatatttcTTATTATAGTTGATCATTTTTAAAGATTAGCTTTTATTAACAAGATAACTGTTtggttattaattaaaaaaatattagaaatattgAATTGAATGCTTGGTAACACAATTGTAAAAGTGCTTTTGACTTAAATGTTTACAATATTACCATAATTTCTTCATATAATGTAATGTTTATTGAAAACAATATAAcatctttaaaaattaatgtaataaatgttgttgtttgtttataaattatattattttaatgttatttgttacatttttcattttatgtttagGTCTTTatgtgtaaaaaataaaaaataaaaaaattgtttagaaaataaaagaaaataatctgGTAAGGAGCCAAAACGGTTTTGGCAATTGATAAGTATAGAGTTTAATTTggacatatttaatattttattaggggTGTAAATGAACCAAATCGTGCAGGGTATTAGATTTTTCAAAGTTGGCTCATATAATTTTATGAGTACTCAAGTTCCAGTTGCGGCTGCGGTCGCATCTGAACTGACTAAGGCCTGGCTTCTTTACTATCCCTGCCCAAGTTCGAAGTGGCAGAGTGGCAAGGCCGCTATCTACCTTCTCTGCCCAGGTTGAAGTGGCAgactaacccaaaaaaaacaaaggtcCATTTCAAGTTCACAAAATTTTAGAATTGCATAAGTGGTCCTTTGACTTCTATCAAACCacttaaaaaagttttttgttttcaacaAGTGCTTATGGATCATAACTaaatgctttgttttttttttcttatggtttCCCCCTCAAAAAGAGCTTTCATGCTTCAAGTAaagtttttgaaacaaaaaaagggaaaaaagaaaaaaaaaaaaaagtgttataCCAAATGGAAACTT
Proteins encoded:
- the LOC107413730 gene encoding rop guanine nucleotide exchange factor 5; this encodes MEALVKKRESLQKRKSGFEVLGGNGVVTESLTDSSAESRQSSSSGLSSDLSAEDSNAKAKASASPLGWPIRKAELCKSSAAKVGENEQKTHVDDSKFINMDSKISEMDMMKERFSKLLLGEDMSGSGKGVCTALAISNAITNLCATVFGQLWRLEPLPLEKKQLWRREMEWLLCVSDHIVELKPSLQTFPDGKKLEVMTCRPRSDLFINLPALRKLDNMLLEILDSFVNTEFWYIDQGVVAPDADGSASFRRTTQRQEEKWWLPVPRVPAGGLSENSRKQLHHTRECTNQILKASMAINSIALSEMEVPEPYMEALPKNGRACLGDIIYRYVTSDQFSSECLLDCLDLSSEHVALEVANRVEASVYVWRRRSHPKPPTHPNRSTTKSSWNMVKDLMIDGDKRELLAERAESLLLSLKQRYPCLTQTALDTSKIQYNKDVGKSILESYSRVLESLAFNIVARIDDLLYVDDLSKQSEKLSSVPKVSVISHKKVSVPFSVPVSGTPYKTASTPTYSPAPLISPARGERTPFLHNNVNNNNNNKPHRRGFGVKRVLTNYLGVDTKPKVCCNATNGAASIPSTHSTETSSHRKE